A window from Drosophila kikkawai strain 14028-0561.14 chromosome 2L, DkikHiC1v2, whole genome shotgun sequence encodes these proteins:
- the LOC108079618 gene encoding ethanolaminephosphotransferase 1 — protein MGCMRYLSEAHLRGFERYKYSSIDTSFLSVYVMHPFWNYCVKFVPKWLAPNVLTFVGFLMTVINFILIAYYDWEFKAANDMTKGNTVPAWVWTVAAINILIYYNLDGMDGKQARRTGTSGPLGELFDHGLDSYSAALIPIYIFSLFGTDDLPPIRMFFVIWNVFLNFYLTHVEKYNTGVMFLPWGYDFTMWGVSGMLFVATIFGPEIYRFSMYGFTVANMFEVVLIGSGMVSSHPIIARNIYLSYKNKTGKMRPMWEMLRPFFAFLWLFVITLIWSFFSRNDLINSHPRILWILYGTIFSNIACRLIVAQMSDTRCDGFNVLMWPLAATVAVCCFPYYQTVFAMDLPKDIEKWILYSLTIFSTLAHWHYGFGVVSEMCDHFHIRCFKITKPPADNAVQELQEIQVEVDAVAEAEIKFEAEVKPEDEVDLKPEAEAELKPEAEAETEPSKPTENGEEV, from the exons ATGGGTTGCATGCGCTATCTGTCCGAGGCTCATTTGCGGGGCTTCGAGCGCTACAAG TACAGCAGCATAGACACGAGCTTTCTCAGTGTCTATGTGATGCACCCCTTCTGGAACTATTGCGTGAAG TTTGTTCCAAAATGGCTGGCACCCAATGTACTGACCTTTGTGGGCTTTCTCATGACTGTGATCAACTTTATACTGATAGCCTACTACGATTGGGAATTTAAGGCGGCCAATGATATGACCAAAGGCAACACAGTGCCAGCCTGGGTGTGGACAGTGGCGGCCATTAATATACTCATTTACTATAATTTAG atGGCATGGATGGCAAGCAGGCGCGTAGAACTGGAACGAGTGGTCCCTTGGGGGAGCTCTTTGATCATGGTTTGGACTCCTATTCGGCGGCTCTGATACCCATTTATATATTCTCACTATTTGGTACGGATGATCTGCCACCAATCCGTATGTTCTTTGTGATTTGGAACGTGTTTCTCAATTTTTACCTGACGCATGTGGAAAAGTATAACACGGGAGTTATGTTTTTGCCCTGGGGCTATGACTTCACCATGTGG gGCGTCAGTGGCATGCTTTTTGTGGCCACTATTTTTGGCCCAGAGATCTACCGCTTTAGCATGTATGGTTTCACGGTCGCCAATATGTTTGAGGTGGTTCTGATTGGCTCTGGTATGGTCAGCAGTCATCCTATTATTGCCAGAAATATCTATCT CTCCTATAAAAACAAGACGGGCAAAATGCGACCCATGTGGGAGATGCTGCGTCCGTTCTTTGCCTTTCTTTGGCTCTTTGTGATTACATTGATCTGGTCGTTCTTCTCCAGGAATGATTTGATTAACTCGCATCCTCGTATTCTTTGGATACTCTATGGAACAATATTCTCCAATATTGCT TGCCGCCTGATTGTGGCCCAAATGTCGGATACGCGATGCGATGGCTTCAATGTGCTGATGTGGCCCCTGGCCGCCACAGTTGCTGTGTGCTGTTTTCCCTACTACCAAACAGTGTTTGCCATGGATCTACCCAAGGACATTGAGAAATGGATTCTCTATAGTCTGACCATATTCTCAACATTAGCTCACTGGCACTATGGCTTTGGTGTG GTCTCTGAGATGTGCGATCACTTCCACATTCGCTGCTTCAAA ATCACCAAACCGCCAGCTGACAACGCCGTACaggagctgcaggagattcAAGTTGAGGTTGATGCTGTAGCTGAGGCTGAAATTAAGTTTGAAGCTGAAGTTAAGCCCGAGGATGAGGTTGATCTTAAgcctgaggctgaggctgaacTTAAgcctgaggctgaggctgaaaCGGAGCCATCCAAGCCCACGGAAAATGGGGAAGAAGTTTAG
- the Brd7-9 gene encoding bromodomain-containing protein 7 — protein MGSSKKHKKNKSERREKYEEYSQHQDPAQLQRGLKLILKVGSNNTPEYSANSPMVDGGPPTAAEAMMSPVPEDELQDQQQQLGHRERHKKSKKKKKKKDRDREKKHKHHKEKRHRSRDRHRSADDDDMVLPGADDAACSGFAPPSVAPPPASALDADSSQDGFSFMDDDDQSQPLPENILFYAGITTDNSPSNCPVTKPIAPRKLDDILMGGDSSSLQSSSQLGLGGSSPTKPLPDLLIPSPSTPGGTNSLNALTPKGILDAPKTPSSCSESGREPRSCVLKLKQQKSPLNKLLEHLLRFLEKRDPHQFFAWPVTDDMAPGYSSIIHKPMDFSTMRQKIDDHEYGALTEFSDDFKLMCENAIKYNHVDTVYNKAAKRLLQVGMKHLQPENLMRSLKPMSGYMRELTAKELGFELNTNDMSRETHDSADEGASTGAEELPTAAQLEEEERKRTLRLANTPKTHFEPYVDDLTGEEILAQVQNAAQQAKQRVNAKRNAHKMGFLRQGKDGSTTLNLLTKEENEGPERVVTIGDLVGKLQTGSTQLQVRQVDKRNAMKTVKPLSYGAFASFAPTFDSRFSTLSAEETQLVLRTYGDASSAEYAESILQFTKDSSFGTTIANGLLDILTNGEHSKSLEELYNMQLHSYEQREIDKCFEPETEAPETAEQIEQEYEKYKNTQVDFKGLHSLKDLGIDVSFLDGMETEMKNFELNRRMHEHLSQNLTLIEKLRVTQHDRLSQPLPNHLGLVPAAGQEEAQTAQQLTQQISELAKKLPPSAIADPYALRKAMGMSYAGLPPPRPASPRVQLPELLQQPVALPQLHQPVVTMEIDDDQPDQQPGGGGDLENELREFLESGSGLHGAVNPADDNSIVAQLLLN, from the exons ATGGGCTCCTCCAAGAAGCACAAGAAGAACAAGTCGGAGCGTCGCGAGAAATATGAGG AATACAGCCAGCACCAGGATCCTGCTCAGCTGCAGCGTGGCCTGAAGCTGATCCTCAAGGTCGGTTCTAATAATACTCCGGAGTACAGTGCCAATTCTCCGATGGTGGACGGCGGACCGCCCACAGCTGCCGAGGCCATGATGTCTCCTGTGCCCGAAGATGAGCTGcaggatcagcagcagcagctaggCCATCGCGAGCGTCACAAAAAGtccaagaaaaagaagaagaagaaggatcGCGATCGAGAGAAGAAGCACAAACATCATAAGGAGAAGCGCCACAGAAGCCGGGATCGTCATAGGTCAGCGGATGACGACGATATGGTCCTGCCAGGTGCCGATGATGCTGCCTGCAGTGGCTTTGCTCCGCCTTCGGTGGCACCACCTCCGGCCTCCGCATTGGATGCCGATTCTAGTCAGGATGGTTTCAGCTTCATGGACGATGACGACCAGTCGCAGCCGCTGCCAGAGAATATTCTGTTCTATGCTGGAATTACCACGGATAACTCGCCTTCCAATTGTCCGGTGACAAAGCCCATAGCACCGCGCAAGCTGGACGACATACTGATGGGTGGTGACTCTTCGTCGCTGCAATCCTCATCGCAGCTGGGTTTGGGGGGCAGCAGTCCCACCAAGCCGCTGCCAGAC CTACTTATACCATCACCATCGACGCCTGGCGGTACCAACTCCCTCAATGCCTTGACACCCAAGGGAATTCTGGATGCGCCCAAGACCCCCAGCAGTTGCAGCGAGTCGGGCCGGGAGCCCCGTAGCTGTGTCCTCAAGCTAAAGCAACAGAAATCCCCATTGAACAAGCTGTTGGAGCATCTGTTGCGTTTCCTGGAAAAGCGAGATCCGCATCAGTTCTTTGCCTGGCCCGTCACCGATGACATGGCGCCTGGCTACTCCTCCATTATCCACAAGCCCATGGATTTCTCCACGATGCGTCAGAAGATCGATGATCATGAGTATGGTGCATTGACGGAATTCAGCGATGACTTCAAGCTGATGTGCGAGAATGCCATCAAGTATAACCATGTGGATACGGTATATAACAAGGCAGCCAAGCGTTTGCTCCAAGTGGGCATGAAGCATCTGCAGCCGGAGAACCTTATGCGGAGCCTCAAGCCCATGTCCGGTTATATGCGAGAGCTAACGGCCAAAGAACTTGGCTTCGAGTTGAACACCAATGATATGTCACGGGAAACTCACGATTCGGCAGATGAGGGAGCTTCAACGGGGGCCGAGGAGCTACCCACTGCCGCCCAGTTGGAGGAAGAGGAACGCAAGCGGACGCTACGCCTGGCGAATACACCGAAAACTCATTTTGAGCCCTATGTCGATGACTTGACGGGCGAGGAGATCCTGGCCCAAGTGCAAAATGCCGCCCAACAGGCCAAGCAGCGAGTGAATGCCAAGAGAAACGCCCACAAGATGGGCTTCCTGCGACAGGGAAAGGATGGCAGTACCACGCTGAATCTCCTGACCAAAGAGGAGAACGAGGGACCCGAGAGGGTGGTGACCATTGGTGATCTGGTTGGCAAACTGCAAACGGGCAGCACTCAGCTGCAGGTGCGACAGGTGGACAAGCGGAATGCCATGAAGACAGTGAAGCCTCTCAGCTACGGAGCCTTTGCCAGCTTTGCACCCACTTTCGATTCGCGCTTCTCCACCCTGAGCGCCGAGGAGACCCAATTGGTGCTGCGTACGTATGGCGATGCCTCCAGTGCGGAGTACGCGGAGAGCATCTTACAGTTTACCAAGGACTCGAGCTTTGGCACGACCATTGCAaatggtttgcttgacattcTCACCAACGGGGAGCACAGCAAATCCCTGGAGGAGCTGTACAACATGCAGCTGCACTCGTACGAGCAACGTGAAATCGACAAGTGCTTTGAGCCCGAAACGGAGGCCCCAGAAACCGCCGAGCAAATCGAACAGGAGTAcgagaaatacaaaaataccCAGGTGGACTTTAAGGGTCTGCACTCACTCAAGGATCTGGGCATCGATGTAAGCTTCTTGGATGGCATGGAGACGGAAATGAAGAACTTCGAGCTGAATCGCCGCATGCACGAGCATCTCAGTCAGAATCTGACGTTGATTGAGAAGCTACGGGTGACGCAACACGATCGTCTGTCGCAGCCCCTGCCGAATCACCTCGGACTAGTGCCGGCGGCTGGCCAGGAGGAGGCGCAAACAGCCCAGCAGCTGACCCAGCAAATCAGTGAGCTGGCCAAGAAGCTGCCACCATCTGCCATAGCCGATCCCTATGCGCTGCGCAAGGCTATGGGCATGTCTTATG CTGGCTTGCCACCACCTCGTCCAGCCTCGCCACGTGTCCAGCTGCCGGAGCTGCTGCAACAGCCAGTGGCCTTGCCCCAGCTTCACCAGCCGGTGGTGACCATGGAGATTGATGACGATCAGCCGGATCAGCAGCCAGGTGGCGGTGGCGATCTAGAGAACGAGTTGCGCGAGTTCCTTGAGAGCGGCTCTGGCCTGCACGGAGCAGTAAATCCGGCGGATGACAACAGCATTGTGGCCCAGCTGCTGCTCAACTAA